In Equus caballus isolate H_3958 breed thoroughbred chromosome 28, TB-T2T, whole genome shotgun sequence, the following proteins share a genomic window:
- the CPT1B gene encoding carnitine O-palmitoyltransferase 1, muscle isoform isoform X18 yields the protein MADSDPGERNYDNMLKMLSDLNKDLEKLLEEMEKISVQATWMAYDMVVMRTNPTLAESMRRLEDAFLNCKEEMEKNWQELLSETTRKQ from the exons ATGGCTGATTCTGACCCTGGGGAAAGAAACTATGACAACATGCTAAAAATGCTGTCAGACCTGAATAAAGACTTGGAAAAGCTATtggaagagatggagaaaatatCAG TGCAGGCCACATGGATGGCCTACGACATGGTGGTGATGCGTACCAACCCCACACTGGCAGAGTCCATGCGGCGGCTGGAGGACGCCTTTCTCAACTGCaaggaggagatggagaagaaCTGGCAAGAGCTGCTCAGTGAGACCACGCGCAAGCAGTAG
- the KLHDC7B gene encoding kelch domain-containing protein 7B translates to MLSLQPSTMIRGALEPDSPGWGWDVDGDDDWDGTVLTLLALAVVAATALALHWFGSGQDQEVAGPVSTAPQAQPSQAGGDRGALLPKYQVSDGVEGPSSGQGKSDLPGHDQGSLAAAGAQDQEPTGGRGLAATAEPPLKIPGEMASGRALGQQYGTATPEAPQGKGREPFRPCAALLDRKKLGGTPAPLLIHFTSRSPGREVEMQVEAGGVRAKVPAHQGPVHTEKQDTSPWQQGVGTHGSLGRGPGSRRWQVDNSSGDRTCQPTKLDPLCLATVVSVWDTVDAASSLSASSQRPLLPEELPPSHTLQTRPITGGSEVGPGEKGPLIAPGLAVDSGAKGAESRESGPQASKESQGSPASVEGWPWARKEVLVTRSFSQAPGSMGPWLEEPQWGRPLLSQGQGTTEACNVGKAEANGSGDQSFFSSGPGRTEKPAGPGIKEGSGSWQGQGEQSSAQAAGGLGGGKPVTDILSDAPALSPSATLPAHTPKHPPPSASPPTVHLHRGLFPVTPTPPNSCPSDSLPLRVSQGPAEDENLRAVPAPAPSPAPISAPVAAPAPAPASGSRPASQEPSVALCQGNQEGQISTRWGNLISMVLRSHPFPRQERPQGRASRAALESLRDASSSTHSENRESGSPLEGAVPTLEDRHSSSVRMVAEVGTGGLAGAGRQPQQRSSETSRALTPGPPSGPGENGTEEKCLDSLLPPAAMPRTPSQPPEQTQPSPAPSPAARWHSQPVPRPRPRKRSLCEIAESSERETSQEATGQHQGEAPVGRHSPPGSGGGLTEKQKEARKLMVFLQRPGSWGVVERPWKPSSPACKPASAAALQRRLGLGSCLDVLAFAQQHGERGLAQDAYALMSDNLLQVLGDPNLYRRLSGADRERILSLRTGRGQAVLGVLVLPSLYQLSRSGLTRGPRGEEAPEAGSVPLLPRMHLHMFNPQENRWRRLTQVPEEAPLRGCALCTMHNYLFLAGGIRGSGTKAVCSNEVFCYNPLTNIWSQVQPMQQARAQLKLVALDGLLYAIGGECLYSMECYDPRTDAWTSCAPLPAGTFPVAHEAVACRGDIYVTGGHLFYRLLRYSPVKDSWNECPYSASHRRSSDMVALGGFLYRFDLLRGVGAAVMRYNTVTGSWSQAASLPLPDPAPLRCTVLGNTIYCLNHQVTATFMVSEGTAQFQAKELQPFPLGSKGVLCPFVLTVPPADPLQSAL, encoded by the coding sequence ATGCTGAGTCTGCAGCCCAGCACCATGATCCGGGGTGCCTTGGAGCCTGACAGCCCTGGCTGGGGCTGGGATGTGGACGGGGACGACGACTGGGATGGCACCGTGCTGACTCTGCTGGCGCTAGCTGTGGTGGCCGCCACAGCACTGGCTTTGCACTGGTTCGGCTCTGGACAGGACCAGGAGGTGGCAGGACCAGTGTCCACAGCCCCCCAGGCCCAGCCTTCTCAGGCAGGAGGAGACAggggagccctgctcccaaagtaCCAGGTCAGTGATGGCGTCGAGGGACCCAGCTCAGGGCAAGGGAAGTCAGACCTTCCAGGACACGACCAGGGGAGtctggcagcagcaggagcccagGATCAGGAGCCCACGGGAGGTAGAGGTCTGGCTGCCACAGCTGAACCGCCACTCAAAATACCTGGCGAGATGGCCAGTGGAAGGGCCTTGGGACAGCAGTATGGTACTGCCACCCCAGAAGCCCCCCAAGGTAAAGGACGTGAGCCTTTCAGGCCATGTGCTGCCCTCCTGGATAGGAAAAAATTAGGGGGGACACCTGCCCCCCTGCTGATACACTTCACCTCTCGGAGTCCTGGCAGAGAAGTGGAGATGCAGGTAGAGGCAGGAGGCGTCCGAGCCAAGGTGCCAGCTCACCAGGGCCCCGTCCACACAGAGAAACAGgacaccagcccctggcaacaagGTGTGGGGACACATGGCTCACTGGGGAGAGGCCCAGGAAGCCGGCGGTGGCAGGTGGACAACAGCTCAGGAGATAGAACTTGCCAGCCCACAAAGCTGGACCCCCTATGCCTGGCCACTGTGGTGAGTGTGTGGGATACCGTGGATGCAGCCAGCAGCCTCTCTGCAAGCTCCCAGAGACCCCTTCTCCCCGAGGAGCTGCCGCCATCACACACCCTGCAGACCAGGCCCATAACAGGTGGCtcagaggtggggcctggggagaAGGGGCCTCTAATAGCCCCAGGCCTAGCCGTGGACTCAGGAGCCAAAGGTGCTGAGAGCAGGGAGTCTGGGCCCCAGGCCTCCAAGGAGTCTCAGGGGTCCCCAGCTTCCGTGGAAGGCTGGCCTTGGGCAAGAAAGGAGGTTCTTGTCACCAGGAGCTTCAGTCAGGCCCCAGGCTCCATGGGCCCATGGCTAGAGGAACCGCAGTGGGGACGCCCCCTCTTGTCCCAAGGGCAGGGAACCACAGAGGCCTGCAATGTGGGAAAGGCTGAGGCCAATGGCTCTGGAGACCAGTCTTTCTTCAGCTCAGGGCCGGGCAGGACAGAGAAGCCAGCGGGCCCAGGCATCAAAGAAGGGAGTGGATCCTGGCAAGGCCAGGGGGAACAGAGCAGTGCACAGGCAGCTGGAGGTCTGGGTGGAGGGAAGCCAGTCACAGACATCCTCAGCGACGCCCCTGCCCTGAGCCCTTCAGCCACCCTCCCCGCACACACCCCTAAGCATCCCCCACCCTCAGCTTCCCCGCCCACAGTACATCTGCACCGAGGTCTCTTTCCTGTAACCCCGACTCCTCCCAACTCGTGTCCTTCAGACTCTTTGCCCCTCAGGGTTAGCCAGGGTCCTGCTGAGGATGAAAATCTCAGAGCAGTGCCAGCCCCCGCCCCATCCCCTGCCCCAATCTCAGCCCCAGttgcagccccagcccctgccccagctaGTGGGTCAAGACCTGCATCTCAGGAGCCCAGTGTGGCTCTCTGCCAGGGCAACCAGGAGGGGCAGATCTCAACCAGGTGGGGAAACCTTATTTCTATGGTTCTTAGGAGTCACCCCTTCCCCAGGCAAGAGAGGCCCCAAGGGAGAGCCTCGAGGGCAGCTCTGGAAAGCCTTAGAGATGCCAGCTCTTCCACACACTCTGAGAACAGAGAGTCTGGTTCTCCCCTTGAAGGGGCTGTCCCCACCCTGGAGGACAGGCACAGCTCCTCAGTCAGGATGGTTGCAGAGGTAGGCACAGGGGGTCTAGCTGGGGCTGGACGTCAGCCACAGCAGAGAAGCTCCGAGACGAGCAGGGCTCTCACCCCAGGCCCTCCCTCAGGCCCAGGAGAAAATGGAACTGAGGAGAAATGTCTGGACTCCCTACTGCCACCAGCTGCAATGCCCAGGACACCCTCACAGCCCCCTGAGCAGACACAGCCTAGTCCTGCACCCTCCCCTGCTGCGAGGTGGCACTCACAGCCTGTTCCCCGGCCACGGCCAAGGAAACGCAGCCTGTGTGAAATAGCCGAGAGCTCTGAGCGGGAGACCAGCCAGGAGGCCACAGGGCAACACCAGGGAGAGGCGCCAGTGGGGAGGCACAGCCCCCCAGGCAGTGGAGGGGGTctcacagagaagcagaaagaggcCCGCAAACTCATGGTGTTTCTGCAGAGGCCCGGGAGCTGGGGGGTAGTGGAAAGGCCCTGGAAACCCAGCTCCCCAGCCTGCAAGCCGGCTTCAGCAGCAGCTCTGCAGCGGCGACTGGGTCTGGGCAGCTGCCTGGACGTCCTGGCCTTCGCCCAGCAGCACGGGGAGCGTGGCCTGGCCCAGGACGCCTATGCCTTGATGAGTGACAATCTGCTTCAAGTGCTGGGAGACCCAAACCTCTACCGAAGGCTGAGTGGGGCTGACCGGGAGCGCATCCTGAGCCTTCGGACGGGCCGGGGCCAGGCGGTGCTGGGGGTCCTTGTGCTGCCCAGCCTCTACCAGCTGAGCCGCTCGGGGCTCACAAGGGGCCCCCGTGGGGAGGAGGCTCCTGAGGCCGGGTCTGTGCCCCTGCTTCCTCGCATGCACCTGCACATGTTCAACCCCCAAGAGAACAGATGGCGGCGCCTGACACAGGTGCCTGAGGAGGCCCCGCTGAGGGGTTGTGCTCTCTGCACCATGCACAACTATCTGTTCCTGGCGGGGGGCATCCGTGGCTCCGGTACCAAGGCTGTCTGCTCCAATGAGGTCTTCTGCTACAACCCTCTGACCAACATCTGGAGCCAGGTGCAGCCCATGCAGCAGGCCCGTGCCCAGCTCAAACTGGTGGCCCTGGATGGGCTTCTCTATGCCATCGGGGGTGAGTGCCTGTACAGCATGGAGTGCTATGACCCGCGCACAGATGCCTGGACCTCATGCGCACCCCTCCCTGCAGGCACCTTCCCTGTGGCACACGAGGCTGTGGCCTGCCGTGGGGACATCTATGTCACTGGGGGCCACCTCTTCTACCGCTTGCTCAGGTACAGCCCTGTGAAGGATTCGTGGAACGAGTGCCCCTACAGTGCCAGCCACCGGCGTTCCAGCGACATGGTGGCGCTCGGAGGCTTCCTATACCGCTTTGACCTGCTGCGGGGTGTGGGTGCCGCTGTGATGCGCTACAACACCGTAACAGGGTCCTGGAGCCAAGCTGCCTCCCTGCCGCTGCCTGACCCTGCTCCGCTCCGCTGCACAGTTCTGGGCAACACCATTTACTGCCTCAACCACCAGGTCACGGCCACCTTCATGGTCTCCGAGGGGACTGCTCAGTTCCAGGCCAAGGAGCTGCAGCCCTTTCCCTTGGGAAGTAAGGGGGTTCTCTGTCCATTCGTCCTGACTGTTCCCCCTGCAGATCCGCTGCAGAGTGCCCTCTGA